A window from Actinomycetospora corticicola encodes these proteins:
- a CDS encoding Rieske 2Fe-2S domain-containing protein: MRVTGTGHAGMRFETTGGSVLCDPWTNPTFFASWVPFPDNTGLDWAALGQCDYLYVSHLHRDHFDAENLRRNVSKDARVLLPDFPTDELENELRDLGFRHFVRTRSGEPIDLDGGLRVMVTSLKGPGDGPIGDSALSLDDGTARIVNQNDAHPLDIPELLEFGAYDAHFTQFSGAIWWPMVYDLPTAAKREFARRKRIGQEDRAMRYIREVGAPNIFPTAGPPCFLDDELFRWNGLGYEGVENESIFTDQWEFLGRMRELGHDGGHLLLPGTTAEIDGPAVRNLTHPMSDAEVERIFVDKESYLREFAERARPVIEAQKAAWSAPQPDILRQLKEWIEPLMKRADHMCDGIGGVVRMDLTGMPAGAPGVDDDGVLPLAFDFAGREIRTWDGEQARYRWTIPATLVQTNIDTGEVDWSNSLFLSVRFAATRVGQYNEYLYTFFKCLSEERMDYVENWYDAANDDGRDIELDGWKVQARCPHLSADLSKFGAVDGDVLTCTLHNWKFNLATGRCLTSAGHEIRAEKLGASD; the protein is encoded by the coding sequence GTGCGGGTCACGGGAACCGGACACGCCGGGATGCGTTTCGAGACCACGGGCGGCAGCGTGCTGTGCGACCCGTGGACCAACCCGACGTTCTTCGCGTCGTGGGTCCCGTTCCCCGACAACACCGGGCTCGACTGGGCCGCGCTCGGGCAGTGCGACTACCTCTACGTCTCCCACCTGCACCGCGACCACTTCGACGCCGAGAACCTGCGCCGGAACGTGTCGAAGGACGCCCGGGTGCTGCTGCCGGACTTCCCGACCGACGAGCTCGAGAACGAGCTGCGCGATCTCGGTTTCCGCCATTTCGTGCGGACCCGCTCGGGTGAGCCGATCGACCTCGACGGCGGCCTGCGCGTCATGGTCACCTCGCTCAAGGGCCCGGGCGACGGCCCGATCGGCGACTCCGCGCTCTCGCTCGACGACGGCACCGCCCGCATCGTCAACCAGAACGACGCGCACCCGCTCGACATCCCCGAGCTGCTCGAGTTCGGCGCCTACGACGCGCACTTCACGCAGTTCTCCGGCGCCATCTGGTGGCCGATGGTCTACGACCTGCCCACCGCCGCGAAGCGCGAGTTCGCCCGCCGCAAGCGGATCGGGCAGGAGGACCGCGCGATGCGCTACATCCGCGAGGTCGGCGCCCCGAACATCTTCCCGACGGCGGGTCCGCCCTGCTTCCTCGACGACGAGCTCTTCCGCTGGAACGGCCTGGGCTACGAGGGCGTCGAGAACGAGTCCATCTTCACCGACCAGTGGGAGTTCCTCGGCCGGATGCGGGAGCTCGGCCACGACGGCGGCCACCTGCTGCTGCCGGGGACGACGGCGGAGATCGACGGACCCGCCGTCCGGAACCTGACGCACCCGATGTCCGACGCCGAGGTCGAGCGCATCTTCGTCGACAAGGAGAGCTACCTCCGGGAGTTCGCCGAGCGCGCCCGCCCGGTGATCGAGGCGCAGAAGGCGGCCTGGTCGGCGCCGCAGCCCGACATCCTGCGCCAGCTCAAGGAGTGGATCGAGCCGCTGATGAAGCGGGCCGACCACATGTGCGACGGCATCGGCGGCGTGGTCCGGATGGACCTCACCGGCATGCCCGCGGGCGCGCCGGGCGTCGACGACGACGGCGTGCTCCCGCTCGCCTTCGACTTCGCCGGCCGGGAGATCCGCACCTGGGACGGCGAGCAGGCCCGCTACCGCTGGACCATCCCGGCCACGCTGGTGCAGACCAACATCGACACCGGCGAGGTCGACTGGTCGAACTCGCTGTTCCTGTCGGTGCGCTTCGCCGCCACCCGCGTGGGCCAGTACAACGAGTACCTCTACACGTTCTTCAAGTGTCTGTCCGAGGAGCGGATGGACTACGTGGAGAACTGGTACGACGCCGCGAACGACGACGGCCGCGACATCGAGCTCGACGGCTGGAAGGTCCAGGCGCGCTGCCCGCACCTGTCGGCCGACCTGTCGAAGTTCGGCGCCGTCGACGGCGACGTGCTCACCTGCACGCTCCACAACTGGAAGTTCAACCTCGCCACCGGGCGCTGCCTCACGAGCGCCGGCCACGAGATCCGGGCCGAGAAGCTCGGCGCCTCCGACTGA